In Rhinolophus ferrumequinum isolate MPI-CBG mRhiFer1 chromosome 18, mRhiFer1_v1.p, whole genome shotgun sequence, a genomic segment contains:
- the POLRMT gene encoding DNA-directed RNA polymerase, mitochondrial isoform X3, giving the protein MSALRWGRGAAGLRWALWPAGCPCLLAEEGAPLRGIWGRRRSSASPCEQDRRKDWGHAELLEVLEARARQLRADHVSEVTEKRVDVARLPEAGSSQPPRKAQAGVEAALELSGRWARKLDKEKRVMQKRKQQLEVKLRQRAEQRARKQQLHVEPRLQSRQLAARLQQWLLHSPGSPWAEQLTWLLREAPRRPRGEERRPADGTAGARCDGQRQRLLAFLQGCVLVDQPALAHHVLVVQHGRARQQRGLTLPMYNAVLHGWARKGSFKELVYVFFMLKDAGFSPDLLSYAAALQCMGRLDQNASTIQRCLKQMAQDGLQLQELFTSVALCKEDQVALLSAVRKAEPTFSPPQPPLPSSQVNTSPLLRDIYDKDQPASYPRQHLPLKMLKSLFQEQLSVEMATTVTVASVEKAPSLTKEVLQARKTLQGLRIRWEADLCQVLRETKANEAHAAREGRPSLFPYLCLLSEGEFAGLLLQTLQALPPQGESLLSLAQQLGLRIFNRHVVQRKQLGDEVRALERRYFEYLRLLASDSRVVVSRLPRQHWEALGAPEVPHEQPWPLPVVVQLGKQLAEVLVQTVKMPGRLAERQDSCKLIPVLYHVYSFRSFRQIGILKPHPAFMQLLATAAERTMTFEAAEVPMLCPPLPWTSPHSGAFLLSPTKLMRSMEGTTQHQRLLEACPPTQLHGALDALTQLGNCAWRVNGRVLDLVLKLFTEKGCPRLGVPAPPSEAPRPPQSRLPRGASPEHKAELRRELARCLKVAREMHSLRTDALYRLSLAQHLRHRVFWLPHNMDFRGRTYPCPPHFNHLGSDLARSLLEFAQGRPLGPHGLDWLKVHLVNLTGLKKRESLQARLAFADEVMKDILDSADRPLMGRKWWMEADEPWQALACCMEIAQAVRAGDPATHVSHFPVHQDGSCNGLQHYAALGRDSVGAASVNLVPSDLPQDVYSGVATQEFVWEASHYLVRQVFNSLQEMFSGTRAIQHWLAESARLIARTGSAVEWVTPLGIPVIQPYHQDAKVLINGGIQSLTFSNSGDTSQKPNILKQKNGFPPNFIHSLDSSHMMLTALHCYRKGLTFVSVHDCFWTHAADVPVMNQVCREQFVRLHSQPILHDLSRFLVERFCSGPRVKKVRVARLLDMLLSVPKTGAFNLEQVKHSTYFFS; this is encoded by the exons TACTCGAGGCCAGGGCGCGGCAGCTGCGGGCTGACCATGTGTCGGAGGTGACGGAGAAGCGGGTGGATGTGGCTCGACTCCCAGAGGCTGGCAGCTCCCAGCCACCCAGGAAGGCGCAGGCTGGGGTCGAGGCTGCCCTAGAGCTCAGCGGTCGCTGGGCTCGGAAACTGGACAAGGAGAAGCGCGTGATGCAGAAGCGCAAGCAGCAGCTGGAGGTGAAGCTGCGGCAGCGGGCGGAGCAGCGGGCCCGGAAGCAGCAGCTGCACGTGGAGCCCCGATTGCAGAGCCGGCAGCTGGCCGCTCGCCTGCAGCAGTGGCTGCTGCACAGCCCGGGGAGTCCGTGGGCGGAGCAGCTGACCTGGCTGCTGCGGGAGGCCCCGCGGAGGCCACGCGGCGAGGAGCGGCGCCCGGCGGACGGCACGGCCGGGGCGCGCTGTGACGGCCAGCGACAGAGGCTCCTGGCCTTCTTGCAGGGCTGCGTGCTGGTGGACCAGCCGGCGCTCGCCCACCACGTGCTGGTCGTGCAGCATGGCAGGGCCCGGCAGCAGCGCGGGCTCACGCTGCCCATGTATAACGCAGTCCTGCACGGCTGGGCTCGCAAG GGCTCCTTCAAAGAGTTGGTTTATGTGTTCTTCATGTTGAAAGACGCCGGCTTCTCCCCGGACCTGCTGTCTTACGCAGCTGCCCTGCAGTGCATGGGGCGGCTAGACCAGAATGCCAGCACCATCCAAAG GTGTCTGAAGCAGATGGCCCAGGATGGGCTGCAGCTTCAGGAGCTCTTCACAAGTGTGGCGCTGTGCAAGGAGGACCAGGTTGCACTCCTGAGCGCCGTGCGCAAGGCTGAGCCCACCTTCAGCCCTCCGCAGCCTCCCCTGCCCTCGTCCCAAGTCAACACCTCCCCACTGCTCAGGGACATCTACGACAAG GACCAACCTGCGTCCTACCCAAGGCAGCACCTGCCCCTGAAGATGCTGAAAAGCCTGTTCCAGGAGCAGCTCAGCGTGGAGATGGCCACCACTGTCACCGTGGCCTCTGTGGAAAAGGCCCCATCGCTAACCAAGGAGGTCCTGCAAGCG CGGAAGACCCTGCAGGGACTGCGTATCCGGTGGGAGGCGGACCTGTGCCAGGTTCTGCGGGAGACCAAGGCCAACGAGGCGCACGCCGCCCGCGAGGGCCGCCCCTCGCTCTTCCCCTACCTGTGCCTGCTCAGCGAGGGGGAGTTCGCGGGGCTCCTGCTGCAG ACCCTGCAGGCGCTGCCCCCTCAGGGAGAGTCGCTCCTCTCGCTGGCGCAACAGCTGGGCCTGCGCATCTTCAACCGGCATGTGGTGCAGAGGAAGCAGCTTGGCGACGAGGTGCGCGCTCTGGAGCGGCGCTACTTCGAGTACCTCCGCCTGCTGGCCTCCGACAGCCGG GTGGTGGTGTCCCGCCTGCCGCGGCAACACTGGGAGGCGCTGGGGGCGCCCGAAGTCCCCCACGAGCAGCCTTGGCCCTTGCCTGTGGTGGTGCAGCTTGGCAAGCAGCTGGCTGAGGTGCTGGTGCAGACGGTGAAGATGCCTGGCCGCTTGGCTGAGCGCCAGGACTCCTGCAAGCTCATTCCTGTGCTCTACCACGTGTACTCGTTTCGGAGCTTCCGGCAG ATCGGGATCCTGAAGCCACACCCAGCCTTCATGCAGCTGCTGGCAACGGCAGCCGAGCGCACGATGACATTCGAGGCGGCTGAAGTGCCCATGCTCTGCCCGCCGCTGCCCTGGACATCGCCGCACTCCGGCGCCTTCCTGCTGAGCCCCACCAAGCTGATGCGCTCCATGGAGGGTACCACGCAGCACCAGCGCCTATTGGAggcctgcccacccacccagctGCACGGTGCCCTGGACGCCCTCACGCAGCTGGGCAACTGCGCCTGGCGTGTCAACGGGCGTGTGCTGGACCTGGTGCTGAAACTCTTCACCGAGAAAGGCTGCCCCCGCCTGGGCGTGCCGGCCCCACCTTCCGAGGCTCCTCGCCCGCCCCAGAGCCGCCTGCCACGTGGAGCCTCACCTGAGCACAAGGCGGAGCTGCGGCGGGAGCTGGCCCGCTGCCTGAAGGTGGCACGGGAGATGCACAGCTTGCGGACTGATGCGCTCTACCGCTTGTCGCTGGCACAGCACCTGCGGCACCGCGTCTTCTGGCTGCCCCACAACATGGACTTCCGCGGCCGCACCtacccctgcccaccccacttCAACCACCTGGGCAGTGACCTGGCGCGCTCTCTGCTGGAGTTTGCCCAGGGCCGCCCGCTTGGCCCCCATGGCCTCGACTGGCTCAAGGTCCATTTGGTCAACCTCACGGGGCTCAAGAAACGAGAGTCGCTGCAGGCGCGCCTGGCCTTCGCCGACGAGGTGATGAAGGACATCCTGGACTCAGCAGACCGGCCCCTGATG GGCAGGAAGTGGTGGATGGAGGCCGATGAGCCCTGGCAAGCCCTGGCCTGCTGTATGGAGATTGCTCAGGCTGTGCGTGCTGGTGACCCGGCCACCCACGTGTCCCACTTTCCTGTCCACCAG GATGGCTCCTGTAACGGCCTGCAGCACTATGCCGCCCTGGGCCGCGACAGCGTGGGGGCTGCCTCCGTCAACCTGGTGCCATCTGACCTGCCGCAGGACGTGTACAGCGGGGTGGCCACGCAG GAGTTCGTGTGGGAGGCCTCTCACTACCTGGTACGCCAGGTGTTCAACAGCCTCCAGGAGATGTTCTCAGGCACACGAGCCATTCAG CACTGGTTGGCCGAAAGCGCGCGGCTCATTGCCCGCACTGGCTCAGCAGTGGAGTGGGTCACGCCCCTGGGCATCCCTGTCATCCAGCCCTACCACCAGGATGCCAAAGTGTTG ATCAACGGCGGGATCCAAAGTCTCACCTTCAGCAACAGTGGGGACACCAGCCA GAAGCCGAACATACTGAAGCAGAAGAACGGCTTCCCCCCCAACTTCATCCACTCGCTGGACTCCTCGCACATGATGCTCACAGCCCTGCACTGCTACAG GAAGGGTCTGACGTTTGTCTCCGTGCACGATTGCTTCTGGACCCACGCAGCTGACGTGCCCGTCATGAACCAG GTGTGCCGGGAGCAGTTTGTGCGCCTGCACAGCCAGCCCATCCTGCATGACCTGTCCAGGTTTCTGGTGGAGCGCTTCTGCTCTGGTCCGAG GGTGAAGAAGGTCCGAGTTGCCAGGCTGCTGGACATGCTACTGTCCGTACCCAAAACAG GGGCCTTCAACCTGGAGCAGGTAAAGCACTCCACGTACTTCTTCAGCTGA
- the POLRMT gene encoding DNA-directed RNA polymerase, mitochondrial isoform X2, which produces MSALRWGRGAAGLRWALWPAGCPCLLAEEGAPLRGIWGRRRSSASPCEQDRRKDWGHAELLEVLEARARQLRADHVSEVTEKRVDVARLPEAGSSQPPRKAQAGVEAALELSGRWARKLDKEKRVMQKRKQQLEVKLRQRAEQRARKQQLHVEPRLQSRQLAARLQQWLLHSPGSPWAEQLTWLLREAPRRPRGEERRPADGTAGARCDGQRQRLLAFLQGCVLVDQPALAHHVLVVQHGRARQQRGLTLPMYNAVLHGWARKGSFKELVYVFFMLKDAGFSPDLLSYAAALQCMGRLDQNASTIQRCLKQMAQDGLQLQELFTSVALCKEDQVALLSAVRKAEPTFSPPQPPLPSSQVNTSPLLRDIYDKDQPASYPRQHLPLKMLKSLFQEQLSVEMATTVTVASVEKAPSLTKEVLQARKTLQGLRIRWEADLCQVLRETKANEAHAAREGRPSLFPYLCLLSEGEFAGLLLQTLQALPPQGESLLSLAQQLGLRIFNRHVVQRKQLGDEVRALERRYFEYLRLLASDSRVVVSRLPRQHWEALGAPEVPHEQPWPLPVVVQLGKQLAEVLVQTVKMPGRLAERQDSCKLIPVLYHVYSFRSFRQIGILKPHPAFMQLLATAAERTMTFEAAEVPMLCPPLPWTSPHSGAFLLSPTKLMRSMEGTTQHQRLLEACPPTQLHGALDALTQLGNCAWRVNGRVLDLVLKLFTEKGCPRLGVPAPPSEAPRPPQSRLPRGASPEHKAELRRELARCLKVAREMHSLRTDALYRLSLAQHLRHRVFWLPHNMDFRGRTYPCPPHFNHLGSDLARSLLEFAQGRPLGPHGLDWLKVHLVNLTGLKKRESLQARLAFADEVMKDILDSADRPLMGRKWWMEADEPWQALACCMEIAQAVRAGDPATHVSHFPVHQVEVFRRQDAERGVQVAQVLEGFISRKVVKQTVMTVVYGVTRYGGRLQIEKRLRELSDFPQEFVWEASHYLVRQVFNSLQEMFSGTRAIQHWLAESARLIARTGSAVEWVTPLGIPVIQPYHQDAKVLINGGIQSLTFSNSGDTSQKPNILKQKNGFPPNFIHSLDSSHMMLTALHCYRKGLTFVSVHDCFWTHAADVPVMNQVCREQFVRLHSQPILHDLSRFLVERFCSGPRVKKVRVARLLDMLLSVPKTGAFNLEQVKHSTYFFS; this is translated from the exons TACTCGAGGCCAGGGCGCGGCAGCTGCGGGCTGACCATGTGTCGGAGGTGACGGAGAAGCGGGTGGATGTGGCTCGACTCCCAGAGGCTGGCAGCTCCCAGCCACCCAGGAAGGCGCAGGCTGGGGTCGAGGCTGCCCTAGAGCTCAGCGGTCGCTGGGCTCGGAAACTGGACAAGGAGAAGCGCGTGATGCAGAAGCGCAAGCAGCAGCTGGAGGTGAAGCTGCGGCAGCGGGCGGAGCAGCGGGCCCGGAAGCAGCAGCTGCACGTGGAGCCCCGATTGCAGAGCCGGCAGCTGGCCGCTCGCCTGCAGCAGTGGCTGCTGCACAGCCCGGGGAGTCCGTGGGCGGAGCAGCTGACCTGGCTGCTGCGGGAGGCCCCGCGGAGGCCACGCGGCGAGGAGCGGCGCCCGGCGGACGGCACGGCCGGGGCGCGCTGTGACGGCCAGCGACAGAGGCTCCTGGCCTTCTTGCAGGGCTGCGTGCTGGTGGACCAGCCGGCGCTCGCCCACCACGTGCTGGTCGTGCAGCATGGCAGGGCCCGGCAGCAGCGCGGGCTCACGCTGCCCATGTATAACGCAGTCCTGCACGGCTGGGCTCGCAAG GGCTCCTTCAAAGAGTTGGTTTATGTGTTCTTCATGTTGAAAGACGCCGGCTTCTCCCCGGACCTGCTGTCTTACGCAGCTGCCCTGCAGTGCATGGGGCGGCTAGACCAGAATGCCAGCACCATCCAAAG GTGTCTGAAGCAGATGGCCCAGGATGGGCTGCAGCTTCAGGAGCTCTTCACAAGTGTGGCGCTGTGCAAGGAGGACCAGGTTGCACTCCTGAGCGCCGTGCGCAAGGCTGAGCCCACCTTCAGCCCTCCGCAGCCTCCCCTGCCCTCGTCCCAAGTCAACACCTCCCCACTGCTCAGGGACATCTACGACAAG GACCAACCTGCGTCCTACCCAAGGCAGCACCTGCCCCTGAAGATGCTGAAAAGCCTGTTCCAGGAGCAGCTCAGCGTGGAGATGGCCACCACTGTCACCGTGGCCTCTGTGGAAAAGGCCCCATCGCTAACCAAGGAGGTCCTGCAAGCG CGGAAGACCCTGCAGGGACTGCGTATCCGGTGGGAGGCGGACCTGTGCCAGGTTCTGCGGGAGACCAAGGCCAACGAGGCGCACGCCGCCCGCGAGGGCCGCCCCTCGCTCTTCCCCTACCTGTGCCTGCTCAGCGAGGGGGAGTTCGCGGGGCTCCTGCTGCAG ACCCTGCAGGCGCTGCCCCCTCAGGGAGAGTCGCTCCTCTCGCTGGCGCAACAGCTGGGCCTGCGCATCTTCAACCGGCATGTGGTGCAGAGGAAGCAGCTTGGCGACGAGGTGCGCGCTCTGGAGCGGCGCTACTTCGAGTACCTCCGCCTGCTGGCCTCCGACAGCCGG GTGGTGGTGTCCCGCCTGCCGCGGCAACACTGGGAGGCGCTGGGGGCGCCCGAAGTCCCCCACGAGCAGCCTTGGCCCTTGCCTGTGGTGGTGCAGCTTGGCAAGCAGCTGGCTGAGGTGCTGGTGCAGACGGTGAAGATGCCTGGCCGCTTGGCTGAGCGCCAGGACTCCTGCAAGCTCATTCCTGTGCTCTACCACGTGTACTCGTTTCGGAGCTTCCGGCAG ATCGGGATCCTGAAGCCACACCCAGCCTTCATGCAGCTGCTGGCAACGGCAGCCGAGCGCACGATGACATTCGAGGCGGCTGAAGTGCCCATGCTCTGCCCGCCGCTGCCCTGGACATCGCCGCACTCCGGCGCCTTCCTGCTGAGCCCCACCAAGCTGATGCGCTCCATGGAGGGTACCACGCAGCACCAGCGCCTATTGGAggcctgcccacccacccagctGCACGGTGCCCTGGACGCCCTCACGCAGCTGGGCAACTGCGCCTGGCGTGTCAACGGGCGTGTGCTGGACCTGGTGCTGAAACTCTTCACCGAGAAAGGCTGCCCCCGCCTGGGCGTGCCGGCCCCACCTTCCGAGGCTCCTCGCCCGCCCCAGAGCCGCCTGCCACGTGGAGCCTCACCTGAGCACAAGGCGGAGCTGCGGCGGGAGCTGGCCCGCTGCCTGAAGGTGGCACGGGAGATGCACAGCTTGCGGACTGATGCGCTCTACCGCTTGTCGCTGGCACAGCACCTGCGGCACCGCGTCTTCTGGCTGCCCCACAACATGGACTTCCGCGGCCGCACCtacccctgcccaccccacttCAACCACCTGGGCAGTGACCTGGCGCGCTCTCTGCTGGAGTTTGCCCAGGGCCGCCCGCTTGGCCCCCATGGCCTCGACTGGCTCAAGGTCCATTTGGTCAACCTCACGGGGCTCAAGAAACGAGAGTCGCTGCAGGCGCGCCTGGCCTTCGCCGACGAGGTGATGAAGGACATCCTGGACTCAGCAGACCGGCCCCTGATG GGCAGGAAGTGGTGGATGGAGGCCGATGAGCCCTGGCAAGCCCTGGCCTGCTGTATGGAGATTGCTCAGGCTGTGCGTGCTGGTGACCCGGCCACCCACGTGTCCCACTTTCCTGTCCACCAG GTGGAGGTGTTCCGCAGGCAGGATGCGGAGCGGGGTGTGCAGGTGGCCCAGGTGCTGGAGGGTTTCATCAGCCGCAAGGTGGTCAAACAGACGGTGATGACCGTGGTGTACGGGGTCACCCGCTACGGGGGCCGCCTGCAGATCGAGAAGCGCCTCCGGGAGCTCAGCGACTTCCCCCAG GAGTTCGTGTGGGAGGCCTCTCACTACCTGGTACGCCAGGTGTTCAACAGCCTCCAGGAGATGTTCTCAGGCACACGAGCCATTCAG CACTGGTTGGCCGAAAGCGCGCGGCTCATTGCCCGCACTGGCTCAGCAGTGGAGTGGGTCACGCCCCTGGGCATCCCTGTCATCCAGCCCTACCACCAGGATGCCAAAGTGTTG ATCAACGGCGGGATCCAAAGTCTCACCTTCAGCAACAGTGGGGACACCAGCCA GAAGCCGAACATACTGAAGCAGAAGAACGGCTTCCCCCCCAACTTCATCCACTCGCTGGACTCCTCGCACATGATGCTCACAGCCCTGCACTGCTACAG GAAGGGTCTGACGTTTGTCTCCGTGCACGATTGCTTCTGGACCCACGCAGCTGACGTGCCCGTCATGAACCAG GTGTGCCGGGAGCAGTTTGTGCGCCTGCACAGCCAGCCCATCCTGCATGACCTGTCCAGGTTTCTGGTGGAGCGCTTCTGCTCTGGTCCGAG GGTGAAGAAGGTCCGAGTTGCCAGGCTGCTGGACATGCTACTGTCCGTACCCAAAACAG GGGCCTTCAACCTGGAGCAGGTAAAGCACTCCACGTACTTCTTCAGCTGA
- the POLRMT gene encoding DNA-directed RNA polymerase, mitochondrial isoform X1, which produces MSALRWGRGAAGLRWALWPAGCPCLLAEEGAPLRGIWGRRRSSASPCEQDRRKDWGHAELLEVLEARARQLRADHVSEVTEKRVDVARLPEAGSSQPPRKAQAGVEAALELSGRWARKLDKEKRVMQKRKQQLEVKLRQRAEQRARKQQLHVEPRLQSRQLAARLQQWLLHSPGSPWAEQLTWLLREAPRRPRGEERRPADGTAGARCDGQRQRLLAFLQGCVLVDQPALAHHVLVVQHGRARQQRGLTLPMYNAVLHGWARKGSFKELVYVFFMLKDAGFSPDLLSYAAALQCMGRLDQNASTIQRCLKQMAQDGLQLQELFTSVALCKEDQVALLSAVRKAEPTFSPPQPPLPSSQVNTSPLLRDIYDKDQPASYPRQHLPLKMLKSLFQEQLSVEMATTVTVASVEKAPSLTKEVLQARKTLQGLRIRWEADLCQVLRETKANEAHAAREGRPSLFPYLCLLSEGEFAGLLLQTLQALPPQGESLLSLAQQLGLRIFNRHVVQRKQLGDEVRALERRYFEYLRLLASDSRVVVSRLPRQHWEALGAPEVPHEQPWPLPVVVQLGKQLAEVLVQTVKMPGRLAERQDSCKLIPVLYHVYSFRSFRQIGILKPHPAFMQLLATAAERTMTFEAAEVPMLCPPLPWTSPHSGAFLLSPTKLMRSMEGTTQHQRLLEACPPTQLHGALDALTQLGNCAWRVNGRVLDLVLKLFTEKGCPRLGVPAPPSEAPRPPQSRLPRGASPEHKAELRRELARCLKVAREMHSLRTDALYRLSLAQHLRHRVFWLPHNMDFRGRTYPCPPHFNHLGSDLARSLLEFAQGRPLGPHGLDWLKVHLVNLTGLKKRESLQARLAFADEVMKDILDSADRPLMGRKWWMEADEPWQALACCMEIAQAVRAGDPATHVSHFPVHQDGSCNGLQHYAALGRDSVGAASVNLVPSDLPQDVYSGVATQVEVFRRQDAERGVQVAQVLEGFISRKVVKQTVMTVVYGVTRYGGRLQIEKRLRELSDFPQEFVWEASHYLVRQVFNSLQEMFSGTRAIQHWLAESARLIARTGSAVEWVTPLGIPVIQPYHQDAKVLINGGIQSLTFSNSGDTSQKPNILKQKNGFPPNFIHSLDSSHMMLTALHCYRKGLTFVSVHDCFWTHAADVPVMNQVCREQFVRLHSQPILHDLSRFLVERFCSGPRVKKVRVARLLDMLLSVPKTGAFNLEQVKHSTYFFS; this is translated from the exons TACTCGAGGCCAGGGCGCGGCAGCTGCGGGCTGACCATGTGTCGGAGGTGACGGAGAAGCGGGTGGATGTGGCTCGACTCCCAGAGGCTGGCAGCTCCCAGCCACCCAGGAAGGCGCAGGCTGGGGTCGAGGCTGCCCTAGAGCTCAGCGGTCGCTGGGCTCGGAAACTGGACAAGGAGAAGCGCGTGATGCAGAAGCGCAAGCAGCAGCTGGAGGTGAAGCTGCGGCAGCGGGCGGAGCAGCGGGCCCGGAAGCAGCAGCTGCACGTGGAGCCCCGATTGCAGAGCCGGCAGCTGGCCGCTCGCCTGCAGCAGTGGCTGCTGCACAGCCCGGGGAGTCCGTGGGCGGAGCAGCTGACCTGGCTGCTGCGGGAGGCCCCGCGGAGGCCACGCGGCGAGGAGCGGCGCCCGGCGGACGGCACGGCCGGGGCGCGCTGTGACGGCCAGCGACAGAGGCTCCTGGCCTTCTTGCAGGGCTGCGTGCTGGTGGACCAGCCGGCGCTCGCCCACCACGTGCTGGTCGTGCAGCATGGCAGGGCCCGGCAGCAGCGCGGGCTCACGCTGCCCATGTATAACGCAGTCCTGCACGGCTGGGCTCGCAAG GGCTCCTTCAAAGAGTTGGTTTATGTGTTCTTCATGTTGAAAGACGCCGGCTTCTCCCCGGACCTGCTGTCTTACGCAGCTGCCCTGCAGTGCATGGGGCGGCTAGACCAGAATGCCAGCACCATCCAAAG GTGTCTGAAGCAGATGGCCCAGGATGGGCTGCAGCTTCAGGAGCTCTTCACAAGTGTGGCGCTGTGCAAGGAGGACCAGGTTGCACTCCTGAGCGCCGTGCGCAAGGCTGAGCCCACCTTCAGCCCTCCGCAGCCTCCCCTGCCCTCGTCCCAAGTCAACACCTCCCCACTGCTCAGGGACATCTACGACAAG GACCAACCTGCGTCCTACCCAAGGCAGCACCTGCCCCTGAAGATGCTGAAAAGCCTGTTCCAGGAGCAGCTCAGCGTGGAGATGGCCACCACTGTCACCGTGGCCTCTGTGGAAAAGGCCCCATCGCTAACCAAGGAGGTCCTGCAAGCG CGGAAGACCCTGCAGGGACTGCGTATCCGGTGGGAGGCGGACCTGTGCCAGGTTCTGCGGGAGACCAAGGCCAACGAGGCGCACGCCGCCCGCGAGGGCCGCCCCTCGCTCTTCCCCTACCTGTGCCTGCTCAGCGAGGGGGAGTTCGCGGGGCTCCTGCTGCAG ACCCTGCAGGCGCTGCCCCCTCAGGGAGAGTCGCTCCTCTCGCTGGCGCAACAGCTGGGCCTGCGCATCTTCAACCGGCATGTGGTGCAGAGGAAGCAGCTTGGCGACGAGGTGCGCGCTCTGGAGCGGCGCTACTTCGAGTACCTCCGCCTGCTGGCCTCCGACAGCCGG GTGGTGGTGTCCCGCCTGCCGCGGCAACACTGGGAGGCGCTGGGGGCGCCCGAAGTCCCCCACGAGCAGCCTTGGCCCTTGCCTGTGGTGGTGCAGCTTGGCAAGCAGCTGGCTGAGGTGCTGGTGCAGACGGTGAAGATGCCTGGCCGCTTGGCTGAGCGCCAGGACTCCTGCAAGCTCATTCCTGTGCTCTACCACGTGTACTCGTTTCGGAGCTTCCGGCAG ATCGGGATCCTGAAGCCACACCCAGCCTTCATGCAGCTGCTGGCAACGGCAGCCGAGCGCACGATGACATTCGAGGCGGCTGAAGTGCCCATGCTCTGCCCGCCGCTGCCCTGGACATCGCCGCACTCCGGCGCCTTCCTGCTGAGCCCCACCAAGCTGATGCGCTCCATGGAGGGTACCACGCAGCACCAGCGCCTATTGGAggcctgcccacccacccagctGCACGGTGCCCTGGACGCCCTCACGCAGCTGGGCAACTGCGCCTGGCGTGTCAACGGGCGTGTGCTGGACCTGGTGCTGAAACTCTTCACCGAGAAAGGCTGCCCCCGCCTGGGCGTGCCGGCCCCACCTTCCGAGGCTCCTCGCCCGCCCCAGAGCCGCCTGCCACGTGGAGCCTCACCTGAGCACAAGGCGGAGCTGCGGCGGGAGCTGGCCCGCTGCCTGAAGGTGGCACGGGAGATGCACAGCTTGCGGACTGATGCGCTCTACCGCTTGTCGCTGGCACAGCACCTGCGGCACCGCGTCTTCTGGCTGCCCCACAACATGGACTTCCGCGGCCGCACCtacccctgcccaccccacttCAACCACCTGGGCAGTGACCTGGCGCGCTCTCTGCTGGAGTTTGCCCAGGGCCGCCCGCTTGGCCCCCATGGCCTCGACTGGCTCAAGGTCCATTTGGTCAACCTCACGGGGCTCAAGAAACGAGAGTCGCTGCAGGCGCGCCTGGCCTTCGCCGACGAGGTGATGAAGGACATCCTGGACTCAGCAGACCGGCCCCTGATG GGCAGGAAGTGGTGGATGGAGGCCGATGAGCCCTGGCAAGCCCTGGCCTGCTGTATGGAGATTGCTCAGGCTGTGCGTGCTGGTGACCCGGCCACCCACGTGTCCCACTTTCCTGTCCACCAG GATGGCTCCTGTAACGGCCTGCAGCACTATGCCGCCCTGGGCCGCGACAGCGTGGGGGCTGCCTCCGTCAACCTGGTGCCATCTGACCTGCCGCAGGACGTGTACAGCGGGGTGGCCACGCAG GTGGAGGTGTTCCGCAGGCAGGATGCGGAGCGGGGTGTGCAGGTGGCCCAGGTGCTGGAGGGTTTCATCAGCCGCAAGGTGGTCAAACAGACGGTGATGACCGTGGTGTACGGGGTCACCCGCTACGGGGGCCGCCTGCAGATCGAGAAGCGCCTCCGGGAGCTCAGCGACTTCCCCCAG GAGTTCGTGTGGGAGGCCTCTCACTACCTGGTACGCCAGGTGTTCAACAGCCTCCAGGAGATGTTCTCAGGCACACGAGCCATTCAG CACTGGTTGGCCGAAAGCGCGCGGCTCATTGCCCGCACTGGCTCAGCAGTGGAGTGGGTCACGCCCCTGGGCATCCCTGTCATCCAGCCCTACCACCAGGATGCCAAAGTGTTG ATCAACGGCGGGATCCAAAGTCTCACCTTCAGCAACAGTGGGGACACCAGCCA GAAGCCGAACATACTGAAGCAGAAGAACGGCTTCCCCCCCAACTTCATCCACTCGCTGGACTCCTCGCACATGATGCTCACAGCCCTGCACTGCTACAG GAAGGGTCTGACGTTTGTCTCCGTGCACGATTGCTTCTGGACCCACGCAGCTGACGTGCCCGTCATGAACCAG GTGTGCCGGGAGCAGTTTGTGCGCCTGCACAGCCAGCCCATCCTGCATGACCTGTCCAGGTTTCTGGTGGAGCGCTTCTGCTCTGGTCCGAG GGTGAAGAAGGTCCGAGTTGCCAGGCTGCTGGACATGCTACTGTCCGTACCCAAAACAG GGGCCTTCAACCTGGAGCAGGTAAAGCACTCCACGTACTTCTTCAGCTGA